From Amphritea atlantica, a single genomic window includes:
- a CDS encoding rhodanese-related sulfurtransferase yields the protein MSQIVVCAMYKFVALEDFETLREPLHKVMLDNDVRGTLLLAREGINGTVAGSRAGIDALLTWLQNDSRLADIVYKESLDDSNPFHRTKVKLKKEIVTMGVEGIDPKRVVGTYVKPDEWNALISDPEVILVDTRNDYEVQVGTFKGAINPETETFREFPAYVKENLDPQKNRKVAMFCTGGIRCEKSTAYLKEQGFDEVYHLEGGILKYLEQVPQEQSLWEGECFVFDNRVTVNHQLEKGSYDQCHACRLPLTAEQMQSDKYQAGISCPNCYDNLSDEQRERFIERQKQMQLAQQRGEAHLGADANDTSSKRRELKLQERLAQQEKS from the coding sequence ATGTCACAGATCGTAGTCTGCGCGATGTATAAATTTGTCGCGCTGGAAGATTTTGAAACCCTGCGTGAACCACTGCATAAAGTCATGCTGGATAACGACGTACGCGGCACACTGCTGCTGGCCCGCGAAGGGATTAACGGTACCGTCGCCGGCAGCCGTGCCGGTATTGATGCCCTGCTGACCTGGTTGCAAAACGATTCCCGGCTTGCCGATATCGTTTACAAAGAGTCGCTGGATGACAGCAACCCGTTTCACCGCACCAAGGTTAAGCTGAAAAAAGAGATCGTTACCATGGGCGTTGAAGGGATAGACCCTAAACGCGTCGTTGGCACTTACGTCAAACCGGACGAGTGGAATGCACTGATCTCCGACCCGGAAGTTATTTTGGTGGATACCCGCAACGACTACGAAGTTCAGGTGGGCACCTTTAAGGGAGCGATCAATCCGGAAACCGAGACCTTCCGCGAGTTTCCTGCCTACGTCAAAGAAAATCTGGACCCGCAGAAAAACCGTAAAGTGGCAATGTTCTGCACCGGCGGTATCCGCTGTGAAAAATCCACCGCCTACCTTAAAGAGCAGGGCTTCGATGAGGTCTATCACCTGGAGGGCGGCATTCTGAAATACCTGGAACAGGTACCCCAGGAACAGTCCTTATGGGAAGGCGAGTGCTTCGTGTTTGATAACCGGGTGACAGTCAATCACCAGCTGGAAAAAGGCAGCTACGATCAGTGTCACGCTTGCCGCCTGCCGCTCACCGCGGAACAGATGCAAAGCGACAAGTATCAGGCGGGCATCAGCTGCCCCAACTGCTATGACAACCTGAGCGATGAACAGCGCGAGCGATTTATCGAGCGGCAGAAGCAGATGCAACTGGCTCAACAACGGGGCGAGGCCCATCTGGGCGCCGATGCCAACGACACCAGCAGCAAACGGCGGGAACTGAAACTACAGGAACGGCTGGCGCAGCAGGAAAAAAGCTAA
- a CDS encoding response regulator transcription factor, translating into MKLLIAEDDLHIRQGLATLLESEGYECIAAADGDQAWQLYLQHQPDLVLLDIMMPKQDGYAVCRRIRQHNEVLPVIFISAKSEEIDQVLGLELGADDYIKKPFGRREVIARIRAVTRRSLRPLMNIAEDDSFVMGDLQIRPSEFRALRGDQVIELSLRDLKILRLLFELKGKVVDRDALFNHCWGRDYFANSRTLDQHISKLRKAIELNARAPRIITTVHGIGYRFDD; encoded by the coding sequence ATGAAACTGTTAATTGCTGAAGATGATCTGCATATCCGCCAGGGACTGGCGACGTTGCTGGAGTCTGAAGGTTATGAGTGTATAGCGGCGGCGGATGGTGATCAGGCCTGGCAGTTATACCTACAGCATCAGCCTGACCTGGTGCTGCTGGATATCATGATGCCGAAACAGGACGGCTATGCGGTATGTCGGCGTATTCGTCAGCATAATGAGGTGCTTCCGGTGATCTTTATCAGCGCAAAATCGGAAGAGATCGATCAGGTGCTGGGACTTGAATTAGGCGCCGACGATTACATCAAAAAACCCTTTGGCCGTCGTGAAGTGATTGCCCGGATACGGGCGGTAACAAGACGGTCTCTGCGTCCGCTAATGAACATCGCGGAGGATGACAGTTTTGTTATGGGGGACCTGCAGATCAGACCCTCTGAATTTCGTGCGCTACGCGGTGATCAGGTGATTGAGTTAAGCCTGAGGGATTTGAAAATACTGCGTTTGTTATTTGAATTGAAGGGCAAGGTGGTCGATCGTGATGCGCTGTTCAACCACTGCTGGGGGCGGGACTATTTTGCCAATAGCCGTACTCTGGATCAGCATATATCCAAACTGCGAAAGGCGATTGAACTGAATGCCAGAGCGCCGCGCATCATCACCACGGTGCATGGTATCGGTTATCGGTTCGATGACTAG
- a CDS encoding HAMP domain-containing histidine kinase yields MNRRTPLLLAVIIALPLLLLAWFGVRLQLDQQQVVAHQLSNLATGRLQSIDAQFQEHFFRLQQLFIRQTAVLQQQTAGQYRVEEVRRFIAQSAAVKQVFVLSPTGERLFPPSDQPLNHQEQEFVALTRNLLRQPERFTMPTVDPVGGPDGINQGYSGGSNDTLKSARLSSPVAQKNRYSGDAAVQGVSESAGLSAPEPPHGWIAWYAEVGLQQIFWLQDSDGNTVGFALNSARLLSDLIDLLPSSSVAGVATQVSIEPEMDSEIRLVNDRGEIAYSWGGVRVTEKGQKPLQTMPLSHPLASWHLAYYTSELPMALSGWLGLVVLLVLLAAGLSTLAYLLYREHNRELRLAEQRVNFVNQVSHELKTPLTNVRLYTEMLEHELSDDEPVAQRYLGVISSEAGRLSRLIENVLSFSRSKREGVSVRYQPGVIDNCIDQVVELFTPVLSARTLSIRFTGEAKQLCHFDGEALEQILNNLLSNCEKYAADGRFVDISSWQQERSGRLYSYIRVRDFGPGIPADEADKVFEPFYRGSEKLTEGVSGTGIGLGLARDLARAHQGELMVEPGYSTKAPSDLQSSSPTETSGASFLLTLVTPVALSTEQQDRKPDY; encoded by the coding sequence GTGAACAGACGAACACCCCTGTTACTCGCCGTTATTATCGCTCTGCCACTGTTATTGCTGGCCTGGTTTGGCGTGCGCTTGCAACTGGATCAACAGCAGGTTGTCGCCCACCAGTTAAGTAATCTGGCAACCGGTCGGTTGCAGAGTATTGACGCACAGTTTCAGGAGCATTTTTTCCGGCTGCAACAACTTTTTATACGCCAGACAGCGGTATTGCAGCAGCAAACGGCGGGGCAATACAGGGTTGAAGAGGTGCGCCGGTTTATCGCTCAGTCGGCCGCAGTAAAGCAGGTATTTGTTTTATCGCCCACCGGCGAGCGTCTCTTTCCCCCATCAGACCAGCCGTTGAATCATCAGGAACAGGAGTTTGTCGCGCTAACCCGTAATCTGCTGCGCCAGCCTGAGCGCTTTACGATGCCGACAGTGGATCCAGTTGGCGGGCCCGATGGCATAAATCAGGGGTATTCCGGCGGGAGTAATGACACATTAAAGAGCGCCAGACTCAGTAGCCCGGTGGCTCAGAAAAACAGATATAGCGGGGATGCTGCCGTTCAGGGGGTATCTGAGTCTGCCGGGTTGAGCGCGCCCGAACCGCCCCATGGCTGGATCGCCTGGTATGCCGAAGTGGGTTTGCAGCAGATCTTCTGGCTACAGGATAGTGACGGCAATACCGTTGGCTTTGCTCTGAACTCCGCGCGGCTGTTATCGGACCTGATAGACCTGCTACCGTCCAGTTCTGTTGCGGGTGTTGCCACGCAGGTGTCCATAGAGCCGGAGATGGACAGTGAGATCCGCCTGGTGAATGATCGGGGCGAGATCGCCTATAGCTGGGGAGGCGTACGGGTCACTGAGAAGGGGCAGAAACCCCTGCAAACAATGCCTTTGAGTCACCCTTTGGCGAGTTGGCACCTGGCCTACTACACCTCTGAGCTGCCGATGGCCCTCAGCGGCTGGCTGGGACTGGTGGTCTTGTTAGTGCTGCTGGCCGCAGGTTTATCGACGCTGGCTTACCTGTTATATCGCGAGCATAACCGCGAGCTGAGGCTGGCTGAGCAACGGGTTAATTTTGTCAATCAGGTGTCCCATGAACTCAAAACGCCGCTGACGAATGTGCGTTTATATACCGAGATGCTGGAGCATGAACTGAGCGATGATGAGCCGGTAGCGCAACGTTATCTGGGGGTGATCAGCAGTGAGGCGGGGCGGTTGTCTCGGTTGATTGAAAATGTGCTGAGTTTTTCACGCTCTAAGCGTGAGGGCGTCAGTGTCAGATATCAGCCAGGGGTCATCGATAACTGTATTGATCAGGTTGTGGAGCTATTTACGCCGGTCTTAAGCGCGCGCACTTTAAGCATTCGTTTTACCGGTGAGGCTAAGCAGTTATGCCATTTTGACGGTGAAGCGCTGGAGCAGATTCTGAATAACCTGCTGAGCAACTGTGAAAAATATGCCGCTGATGGGCGCTTCGTCGATATCAGTAGCTGGCAGCAGGAGCGCTCAGGTCGTTTGTATAGTTATATACGGGTGCGCGACTTTGGTCCCGGTATCCCGGCGGATGAAGCTGACAAGGTGTTTGAACCTTTTTACCGTGGTAGCGAGAAGCTGACCGAGGGCGTTAGTGGCACGGGGATCGGACTGGGGCTGGCGCGTGACCTGGCCAGAGCCCATCAGGGCGAGTTGATGGTTGAGCCGGGTTATTCAACGAAGGCGCCGTCGGACTTACAGTCGAGCTCACCAACAGAAACCTCAGGAGCCAGTTTTTTACTGACGCTGGTAACCCCTGTTGCGCTCTCAACTGAGCAGCAGGACAGAAAACCGGATTATTAG